The proteins below are encoded in one region of Populus alba chromosome 2, ASM523922v2, whole genome shotgun sequence:
- the LOC118057698 gene encoding uncharacterized protein, giving the protein MAKRGAKLKAWPGLQNCRVPVVVTCLVVILVLLILLFCNNGKSPDSSFGYPIKKWNSFESVQFNPTIELRNGTDVIWQIPSLPKAVLFVAHGCDGRAANFWDRSSSCPNCIGLPEERLLVLHALARKFAVITISSAGRCWTFGEERLIVKNIIQWWAQTHNLESLPLVALGASSGGYFVSALATNLRFSSITLMIAAGKFDQMDITVNYPPTLFVHMPKDSYRQQKISEFIEVLKNKGIDAAEVECMEFPLSPSFLADRIPGMNQTVSAKLFELFQVKSFVDGNGYMKKDGRATRWKEALRERKNLVLDKSMVQHVQEELNLAFAHHEMTSLQSEQIFKWFESHLN; this is encoded by the coding sequence ATGGCGAAGCGTGGAGCCAAATTGAAGGCCTGGCCTGGACTTCAAAACTGCCGGGTGCCTGTTGTGGTTACGTGTCTGGTTGTGATACTTGTAttgttaatattgttgttttgCAACAATGGGAAAAGCCCTGATTCTTCTTTTGGATATCCGATAAAAAAGTGGAATTCTTTCGAGTCAGTGCAATTTAACCCAACAATAGAGCTGAGGAATGGAACAGATGTGATATGGCAAATACCCAGTTTGCCAAAAGCAGTTCTCTTTGTGGCTCATGGATGCGATGGCAGAGCTGCTAACTTTTGGGACAGGTCTTCAAGCTGCCCTAATTGCATTGGTTTGCCTGAGGAAAGGCTGcttgttcttcatgctcttGCTCGTAAATTTGCCGTGATCACAATTTCAAGCGCAGGGAGATGCTGGACATTTGGGGAGGAAAGATTAATTGTTAAGAATATAATACAATGGTGGGCACAAACACATAATCTTGAATCACTTCCTCTTGTAGCCTTGGGGGCCTCTTCTGGTGGATACTTCGTCTCTGCACTCGCCACCAATTTGAGGTTCAGTAGCATAACACTTATGATTGCTGCAGGGAAGTTTGACCAAATGGATATCACAGTGAACTACCCACCTACGCTTTTTGTTCACATGCCTAAAGACTCATATAGGCAGCAAAAGATAAGTGAGTTTATAGAAGTTCTGAAGAACAAGGGCATTGATGCAGCAGAGGTTGAATGCATGGAGTTTCCTTTGTCACCAAGTTTCTTAGCTGATAGAATCCCAGGAATGAATCAAACTGTTTCTGCTAAGTTGTTTGAGCTATTTCAGGTCAAGAGTTTTGTTGATGGGAATGGATATATGAAGAAAGATGGGCGTGCAACGCGATGGAAAGAAGCTCTCCGTGAACGCAAGAACCTTGTGCTGGATAAGAGTATGGTCCAACACGTGCAGGAGGAACTCAATCTTGCATTTGCTCACCATGAAATGACTAGCCTGCAGTCTGAGCAAATATTTAAATGGTTTGAATCTCATTTGAACTAA
- the LOC118057699 gene encoding hydroquinone glucosyltransferase has protein sequence MAQTDAPAHVAILPSPGMGHLIPLVELAKRLVHQHNFSITFVIPTDGSTSKAQRSVLGSLPSAIHSVFLPPVNLSDLPEDVKIETTISLTVARSLPSLRDVFRSLVDGGARVVALVVDLFGTDAFDVAREFNVSPYIFFPSTAMALSLFFYLPKLDEMVSCEYREMQEPVKIPGCLPIHGGELLDPTQDRKNDAYKWLLYHTKRYRLAEGVMVNSFMDLEKGALKALQEVEPGKPTVYPVGPLVNMDSRAAVEGSECLKWLDDQPHGSVLFVSFGSGGTLSLDQITELALGLEMSEQRFLWVVRSPNDEVSNATFFSVDSHKDPFDFLPKGFSDRTKGRGLAVPSWAPQPQVLSHGSTGGFLTHCGWNSTLESVVNGVPLIVWPLYAEQKMNAWMLTKDIKVALRPKASENGLVGREEIANAVRGLMEGEEGKRVRNRMKDLKEAAARVLSEDGSLSEVAHRWNNQKCT, from the coding sequence ATGGCACAAACAGATGCACCAGCCCATGTAGCCATTTTACCGAGTCCGGGGATGGGTCATCTCATCCCCCTCGTTGAGCTAGCCAAGAGACTCGttcaccaacacaacttttcaATCACTTTCGTTATCCCAACAGACGGTTCTACCTCCAAGGCACAGAGATCAGTTCTTGGATCACTCCCTAGCGCAATCCACTCAGTATTTCTCCCCCCAGTTAATCTAAGTGACCTCCCTGAAGATGTCAAGATTGAAACCACAATTAGCCTTACAGTCGCCCGGTCACTCCCTTCTCTACGTGATGTTTTCAGGTCTCTAGTTGATGGAGGTGCCAGGGTTGTGGCCTTGGTTGTTGATCTTTTTGGGACTGATGCATTTGACGTTGCTAGAGAATTCAATGTCTCTCCTtacattttctttccttctacGGCCATGGCTCTGTCTCTATTCTTTTATTTGCCAAAGCTTGATGAGATGGTTTCTTGCGAGTACAGAGAGATGCAAGAGCCCGTGAAAATACCCGGGTGCTTACCGATTCATGGGGGAGAGTTGCTTGACCCGACTCAAGATCGAAAGAATGACGCGTACAAATGGCTTCTTTACCATACAAAGAGGTATAGACTGGCTGAGGGTGTGATGGTAAATAGCTTCATGGACTTGGAAAAGGGGGCTCTAAAGGCTTTGCAAGAGGTAGAACCTGGTAAACCAACCGTTTACCCCGTCGGTCCACTGGTGAATATGGATTCCAGGGCTGCGGTTGAAGGGTCTGAGTGTTTGAAGTGGCTAGATGATCAGCCACACGGCTCAgtattatttgtttcatttggGAGTGGCGGGACCCTCTCTTTGGATCAGATAACTGAATTGGCTTTGGGTTTGGAAATGAGTGAGCAGAGATTTTTGTGGGTTGTGAGGAGCCCAAATGATGAAGTATCTAATGCCACATTTTTTTCTGTGGATAGCCACAAAGACCCTTTCGATTTCTTACCGAAGGGTTTTTCAGACAGGACCAAAGGGAGAGGTCTAGCAGTGCCGTCATGGGCGCCACAACCACAGGTGTTGAGTCACGGGTCAACGGGAGGGTTCTTAACCCATTGTGGCTGGAATTCCACCCTTGAAAGTGTCGTGAATGGTGTGCCATTAATCGTGTGGCCACTCTATGCTGAGCAGAAAATGAATGCATGGATGTTGACTAAGGATATTAAAGTGGCCTTAAGACCAAAGGCCAGCGAAAATGGCCTCGTTGGAAGGGAGGAGATTGCAAATGCTGTGAGGGGTCTGATGGAAGGTGAAGAAGGGAAGAGGGTCCGCAACAGAATGAAGGACCTAAAAGAGGCAGCAGCCAGGGTGCTCAGTGAAGATGGATCTCTATCTGAGGTGGCTCACCGGTGGAACAACCAAAAATGCACTTAG
- the LOC118057697 gene encoding protein trichome birefringence-like 25 — MVKEMRSDLNPFSLSKHNSVIIKFAVSFLLAGLAFRLLISGSFRFSSVVETSVPANEETKPESLMASLPAEEPASNDFEANKSQNSQSGKCDLFTGEWIPDPSGPFYTNQSCLQIEGHQNCMKNGRPDSGYLYWRWSPRGCRLPKFNPKNFLHLMRNKSWAFIGDSISRNHVQSLLCILSQVEQAVETYHDEEYRSKIWHFPTHNFTLSVIWTPFLIRADIFEDMNGVSFSEIQLHLDELDKKWTDQYRNFDYAIVAGGKWFLKTAIYHENNVVTGCHYCPGKNLTELGFDYAYRKAMQLIFNFITSSGHKTLAFFRTTTPDHFENGEWFSGGTCNRKVPFKEGEVNMTDVDTMMRNIELEEFAKAAALGPEEGVVLKVLDTTRLSLLRPDGHPGPYRQFQPFAEDKNAKVQNDCLHWCLPGPIDSWNDLVMEMIVNGGVYQ; from the exons ATGGTGAAGGAAATGAGGTCTGATTTGAACCCATTTTCACTCTCGAAACACAACAGCGTCATTATAAAGTTTGCAGTCTCATTTCTCTTGGCGGGTCTTGCTTTTCGTTTATTAATCTCTGGTTCATTCAGATTCTCTTCAGTTGTCGAGACATCCGTCCCAGCTAATGAAGAGACTAAACCAGAGTCTTTAATGGCTTCTTTGCCTGCTGAAGAACCAGCTTCTAATGATTTTGAAGCTAATAAAAGCCAAAATTCACAATCAG GAAAGTGTGATTTGTTTACTGGAGAATGGATACCGGACCCTTCTGGTCCGTTTTACACTAATCAGAGTTGCCTTCAGATAGAAGGCCATCAAAATTGTATGAAAAATGGAAGACCTGATTCAGGGTATCTCTACTGGAGGTGGAGTCCGCGTGGCTGCCGTCTCCCGAAGTTTAATCCTAAAAACTTTCTTCACCTGATGAGGAACAAGTCATGGGCCTTTATTGGTGATTCCATTTCACGTAACCATGTCCAGTCATTGCTTTGCATTCTCTCTCAG GTGGAGCAAGCTGTTGAAACATACCATGATGAGGAATACAGGTCGAAAATATGGCACTTTCCAACCCACAACTTCACCCTTTCAGTAATTTGGACCCCCTTCCTTATCAGAGCAGATATTTTTGAAGACATGAACGGAGTTTCCTTTTCAGAAATCCAGCTTCATCTAGAtgaacttgataaaaaatgGACCGATCAATATAGGAATTTTGATTATGCAATAGTTGCTGGAGGAAAATGGTTCCTGAAAACTGCCATCTACCATGAGAACAACGTGGTTACAGGCTGCCATTACTGCCCTGGAAAGAATTTGACTGAGCTAGGGTTCGATTATGCATATCGCAAAGCAATGCAGCTGATTTTTAACTTCATCACAAGCTCTGGCCACAAAACTCTTGCTTTCTTTAGAACAACTACGCCAGACCACTTCGAGAATGGAGAATGGTTTAGTGGGGGTACCTGCAATAGAAAGGTGCCCTTCAAAGAAGGCGAGGTTAACATGACTGATGTAGACACGATGATGCGTAATATTGAACTGGAAGAGTTCGCGAAGGCTGCAGCGTTAGGACCCGAAGAAGGGGTGGTTTTGAAAGTACTGGATACAACTCGATTATCTTTGTTGAGACCAGATGGGCACCCAGGACCATACAGGCAGTTCCAACCATTTGCTGAAGATAAGAATGCTAAAGTTCAGAATGATTGCTTACACTGGTGCTTGCCTGGGCCAATAGACTCTTGGAATGATTTGGTGATGGAGATGATAGTCAATGGCGGAGTATATCAATGA